A genomic stretch from Arachis stenosperma cultivar V10309 chromosome 3, arast.V10309.gnm1.PFL2, whole genome shotgun sequence includes:
- the LOC130967088 gene encoding succinate-semialdehyde dehydrogenase, mitochondrial-like produces the protein METENELEPKEGLTIMLPLPPGTFQDREDLIKHVRDFGANEGYVVTIKKSIKDRRVILGCDRGGVYRNRRKIEESKRKRKAISRLINCPFEVIGKKQDDMWLLTIKNGDHNHEPLKDMSEHPYSRRFTEEQVKQIKLMTEAGIKPRQVLKTLKQSNPQLQSTPRHLYNLKAKIRQGKLSVMEADRSMSVEGNNSSSDGSLNQNYHLVPNFIGGKCVDSQGCVIANVTNPFFIEHNFEKFIFSRATQEVVSQVPLTTYEEFKAAVVAAKQAFPSWKNTPITTRQRIMFKLQDLIRRDIDKLAMNITIEQGKTLKGARGDVLHGLEMVEHACGMANLQMGEIVPKAYNGIDTYCIRDPLGVCAGICPINFPAMTPLWMFPIAITCGNTFILKPCENNPGASMILAALAMEAGLPDGVLNVQNIGQESLRISEIVNYICDDEDIKAVSFNGSITIRIGQRGAAYGANSAYVTIHSSNQTGLIVYE, from the exons ATGGAGACTGAAAATGAACTAGAGCCCAAAGAAGGATTGACAATAATGCTTCCTCTACCACCAGGAACTTTCCAAGACCGTGAAGACCTCATTAAACATGTGCGTGACTTTGGTGCCAATGAAGGATATGTTGTGACCATCAAGAAGTCCATAAAAGATAGAAGAGTCATTCTTGGATGTGACAGGGGAGGTGTCTATCGTAATAGGCGCAAAATTGAGGAAAGTAAGCGCAAAAGGAAAGCAATTTCACGCCTTATAAACTGTCCTTTTGAAGTCATAGGTAAAAAACAAGATGACATGTGGCTACTCACTATAAAAAATGGAGATCACAATCATGAACCATTGAAAGACATGTCAGAACATCCTTATAGTCGACGTTTCACTGAGGAACAAGTCAAACAAATCAAACTTATGACTGAAGCTGGTATAAAACCTCGTCAAGTGCTTAAAACTCTCAAGCAAAGCAATCCACAACTTCAGTCAACGCCACGCCATTTATACAACCTCAAAGCAAAGATTCGTCAGGGAAAGCTATCAG TCATGGAGGCAGATAGATCTATGTCTGTTGAGGGGAATAACAGTTCATCTGATGGTTCATTAAACCAAAACTACCACCTG GTCCCTAATTTTATTGGGGGTAAATGTGTAGATTCTCAAGGTTGTGTAATTGCTAATGTTACAAATCCT TTTTTTATTGAACATAATTTTGAGAAATTTATCTTTTCTCGGGCAACACAAGAAGTTGTATCTCAAGTTCCTTTGACCACATATGAAGAGTTTAAAGCAGCAGTTGTTGCAGCCAAGCAAGCATTTCCTTCATGGAAAAACACTCCTATTACCACTCGTCAACGTATTATGTTTAAACTTCAGGATCTTATTCGCAGAGATATT GataagcttgccatgaacatcaCCATAGAACAAGGAAAGACATTAAAGGGTGCCAGAGGAGATGTGCTTCATGGTTTAG AGATGGTCGAGCATGCTTGTGGGATGGCAAATCTGCAAATGGGAGAAATTGTTCCTAAAGCTTATAATGGAATTGATACATACTGCATCAGAGATCCCCTTGGAGTTTGTGCTGGAATATGCCCGATTAACTTTCCTGCAATGACACCCTTGTGG aTGTTCCCTATCGCGATAACATGCGGCAACACTTTTATTCTTAAGCCATGTGAAAATAATCCAG GAGCTTCAATGATACTTGCAGCATTAGCAATGGAAGCTGGTTTGCCCGATGGTGTTTTAAACGT GCAAAATATTGGCCAGGAATCTCTAAGGATATCA GAGATTGTTAATTACATATGCGATGATGAGGATATAAAAGCTGTGTCATTCAATGGTTCAATTACA